In Sebaldella termitidis ATCC 33386, one DNA window encodes the following:
- a CDS encoding MOSC domain-containing protein, which produces MKIISLNTGKKKTYNFDNKVVETAIAKTPVNTDVYLGKLGFSGDEQANLELHGGPDKAVCFYPFEHYKYFEQKIKKLPLGAFGENLTVLNMPEISVCIGDIFQIGEAVLQISQPRQPCFKLSLINNIPKMPHMLQETGFTGYYARVLTEGNINTDSKITLLEKHPENISIDFINKIYFHNAGDLETMEKILKIPEISDEVRDVLGRLSGKIK; this is translated from the coding sequence ATGAAAATAATTTCTTTAAATACCGGAAAAAAGAAAACATATAACTTTGATAATAAAGTTGTAGAAACAGCTATCGCAAAAACTCCTGTTAATACTGATGTTTATTTGGGAAAGCTTGGTTTTTCCGGTGATGAACAGGCTAATCTGGAATTACACGGAGGTCCTGATAAAGCCGTGTGTTTTTATCCTTTTGAACATTATAAATATTTTGAGCAAAAAATAAAGAAACTTCCTCTGGGTGCTTTTGGAGAAAACCTGACTGTACTTAATATGCCTGAAATTTCTGTATGTATTGGCGATATTTTTCAGATTGGAGAAGCAGTATTGCAGATTTCACAGCCAAGACAGCCTTGCTTTAAGCTTAGTCTTATAAATAATATTCCAAAAATGCCTCATATGCTCCAGGAGACTGGTTTTACCGGATATTATGCCCGTGTCCTTACAGAAGGAAATATTAATACAGACAGCAAAATTACTCTTTTGGAAAAACATCCGGAAAATATATCCATAGACTTCATTAACAAAATTTATTTTCATAATGCGGGTGATCTTGAAACAATGGAAAAAATACTTAAAATACCAGAAATTTCTGATGAAGTAAGAGATGTTCTTGGAAGACTGTCAGGAAAAATAAAATAA
- a CDS encoding O-acetyl-ADP-ribose deacetylase yields MRIKNTELRCENGDITKVKTDVIVNAANSSLLGGGGVDGAIHRTGGPLILDECRKIVDRQGSCPVGEAVITTGGKLPAKFVIHTVGPVWSYGKNNEEEKLRKCYRNSLKIAEDKQLESIAFSNISTGTYGFPKETAGRAALDEVKKYFIQTPDTTIREVVFVCLDDENFEIYEELLESEK; encoded by the coding sequence ATGAGGATAAAAAATACTGAATTAAGATGTGAAAATGGTGATATTACAAAGGTAAAAACAGATGTAATAGTAAATGCAGCAAATAGTAGTTTACTCGGTGGAGGGGGAGTAGACGGAGCAATTCACAGAACAGGCGGTCCTTTGATTTTAGATGAATGCAGAAAAATAGTAGACAGACAGGGAAGCTGTCCGGTAGGAGAAGCAGTTATTACAACAGGCGGAAAACTTCCGGCTAAATTTGTTATTCATACTGTAGGTCCTGTATGGAGCTACGGCAAGAATAATGAAGAAGAGAAATTGAGAAAATGTTACAGAAATTCTTTGAAAATAGCAGAGGATAAGCAGCTGGAAAGTATTGCATTTTCCAATATAAGTACAGGTACTTACGGTTTTCCAAAAGAAACAGCCGGTAGAGCTGCTCTTGACGAAGTAAAAAAATATTTTATCCAGACACCGGATACTACAATAAGGGAAGTAGTTTTTGTATGTCTTGATGATGAAAATTTTGAGATTTATGAAGAATTATTAGAAAGTGAAAAATAG
- a CDS encoding hydantoinase/carbamoylase family amidase → MKRLMSNLHEIGEIGKTEEGYNRIEFSREYFRAAETFLDKLKKLGLKAWIDEVGNVIGEKAGRYPELPYIIIGSHLDTVKNGGLYDGNLGVMCALECMELLAENETVTDHTIRIAAFNAEEGLRLGGTFGSIAVFGTGNIEKENNLEELPEVGLTMENIRNSKWEENKIGAYLELHIEQGDQLFKKGKTIGIVNGIVGIERYRIKINGESNHGGTTSMESRKDAVKTAGELITYMYSLCEKYPHPFVFTIGDIKISPACYNVIPEYAELFVEIRDMKRENIYSFIADIKEFSKRYKDTETEFIHVLEKYPYVLDENIRNIIEKVCIKNNISYMELSSGAGHDAMCVPEDKPAVMIFVPSENGISHNKMEFTSESDIEMGTLTMFETLLEMDKQI, encoded by the coding sequence ATGAAGCGTTTAATGTCTAATCTTCATGAAATAGGCGAGATCGGCAAAACTGAAGAAGGATATAACAGAATAGAATTCAGCAGGGAATATTTTAGAGCTGCGGAAACTTTTTTAGATAAACTGAAAAAGCTTGGGCTTAAGGCATGGATAGATGAAGTGGGAAATGTGATAGGTGAAAAAGCCGGCCGATATCCTGAGCTGCCTTATATAATAATTGGTTCTCATCTGGATACAGTGAAAAACGGCGGTTTATATGACGGTAATCTTGGTGTTATGTGTGCTCTTGAATGTATGGAGCTTCTGGCAGAAAATGAAACAGTTACTGATCATACAATAAGAATAGCTGCTTTTAATGCAGAAGAGGGGCTGAGGCTGGGAGGAACCTTCGGCAGTATTGCAGTATTCGGAACGGGTAATATAGAAAAAGAGAACAATCTGGAAGAGCTTCCGGAGGTCGGACTTACTATGGAAAATATCAGAAATTCCAAGTGGGAGGAAAATAAAATAGGAGCTTATCTGGAACTCCATATAGAACAGGGAGATCAGCTTTTTAAAAAGGGAAAAACAATAGGAATAGTAAATGGTATTGTAGGGATAGAAAGATACAGAATAAAAATAAACGGAGAATCAAATCATGGCGGGACTACATCAATGGAGTCACGTAAAGATGCAGTGAAGACGGCTGGCGAACTGATTACATATATGTACAGCCTCTGTGAAAAATATCCTCATCCTTTTGTTTTTACAATAGGGGATATTAAGATTTCTCCGGCTTGTTATAATGTCATTCCGGAATATGCAGAGCTTTTTGTTGAAATAAGAGATATGAAAAGAGAAAATATATATTCTTTTATTGCCGATATAAAAGAATTTTCCAAAAGATATAAAGATACTGAAACAGAATTTATTCATGTACTAGAAAAATATCCATATGTACTTGATGAAAATATAAGAAATATTATTGAAAAAGTATGTATTAAAAATAATATTTCATATATGGAGCTATCAAGCGGAGCCGGTCACGATGCTATGTGCGTGCCTGAGGATAAGCCGGCAGTCATGATATTCGTACCAAGTGAGAATGGAATCAGTCATAATAAAATGGAGTTTACTTCTGAGAGCGATATAGAAATGGGAACTTTAACGATGTTTGAGACATTGCTTGAGATGGATAAACAAATCTGA
- a CDS encoding O-acetylhomoserine aminocarboxypropyltransferase/cysteine synthase family protein, translating into MSEYKFETLQLHAGQEEADKSTNSRAVPIYQTTSYVFNSVEHAANLFSLKEEGNIYSRMMNPTTDILEKRITALDGGVGAVAVSSGSAAVTYAILNLAVSGDEVISSKNLYGGTYNLLANTIKDFGITTKFFDPGRPEDIEKLINEKSKAVFIESIGNPNADITDIEKTAEIAHKYGLPLIIDNTFSPYLCKPFQHGADVIVYSATKFLGGHGTTIAGLVVDSGKFDWKNERFKSFNEPDPGYHNLKYSDLGEAAYIAKLRVRLLRDTGACLSPFNSFLILQGIETLSLRIDRHVENAVKTAEYLEKHPKVKAVNYPGLSSSPYKKLQEKYLPKGGGSIFTFELTGGLEAGKKFIDSLKLFSHLANVADAKSLIIHPASTTHSQLTEEELTACNITPGIIRISIGLEHIDDIIDDLKQALDKI; encoded by the coding sequence ATGTCAGAATACAAATTTGAAACATTACAGCTTCATGCTGGTCAGGAAGAGGCGGATAAGTCAACGAATTCAAGAGCAGTACCAATTTACCAAACCACATCTTATGTTTTTAACAGTGTGGAGCATGCAGCTAATCTCTTTTCGCTGAAAGAAGAAGGAAATATATACAGCAGAATGATGAATCCTACTACGGATATTCTGGAAAAAAGAATAACGGCACTTGACGGCGGAGTCGGGGCAGTAGCAGTAAGCTCAGGAAGTGCCGCAGTAACATATGCAATTTTGAATCTGGCAGTATCCGGAGATGAAGTTATATCATCAAAGAATCTTTATGGGGGAACATATAATCTTCTGGCGAATACAATAAAGGATTTTGGAATAACTACAAAGTTTTTTGATCCCGGAAGACCGGAAGATATCGAGAAATTAATAAATGAAAAATCAAAGGCAGTATTTATAGAAAGTATAGGAAACCCCAATGCGGATATTACAGATATAGAAAAAACTGCTGAAATAGCTCATAAATACGGACTTCCCCTGATAATAGACAATACGTTTTCTCCATATCTGTGCAAGCCTTTCCAGCATGGAGCAGATGTAATAGTGTACTCGGCAACAAAATTTCTTGGCGGACACGGGACAACAATAGCAGGACTGGTAGTAGATTCCGGAAAATTTGACTGGAAGAATGAAAGATTCAAAAGCTTTAACGAACCGGATCCCGGATATCACAATCTAAAATATTCAGATTTAGGAGAAGCTGCATATATAGCAAAATTAAGAGTGAGGCTTCTCAGAGATACAGGTGCATGTCTTTCACCTTTTAATTCTTTTCTGATATTACAAGGGATAGAAACACTCTCGCTGAGAATAGACAGACACGTGGAGAATGCTGTAAAAACAGCAGAATATCTGGAAAAGCACCCTAAAGTAAAAGCTGTAAATTATCCCGGATTAAGCAGCAGCCCTTATAAAAAACTGCAGGAAAAATATCTTCCAAAGGGCGGAGGCTCTATATTTACCTTTGAACTGACAGGTGGTCTGGAAGCAGGAAAAAAATTTATTGATTCATTAAAGCTGTTTTCTCATCTGGCAAATGTTGCAGATGCAAAATCTCTTATAATACATCCGGCAAGTACAACACACAGCCAGCTTACAGAGGAAGAACTGACAGCCTGTAATATAACTCCGGGAATAATAAGAATATCTATAGGTCTGGAGCATATTGATGATATAATAGATGATCTGAAGCAGGCTTTGGATAAAATCTAA
- the metF gene encoding methylenetetrahydrofolate reductase [NAD(P)H], with protein MKIKDIYQNKKAVFSFEIFPPNENFSSEKLYGVIDELSIQKPDFISVTYGAGGTTKGGTIEMASYIKNKLNIEAVTHLTCVGSRKDEIENFLNELERNNIENILALRGDIPKDQDESIYDRGDFLYASDLIKAVRATKRFSVGGAFYPEVHHENNDLIDLFNLKKKVDSGTDFLVSQIFFDNESFLDFRDKAEKVGINVPLAAGIIPVTNAKQIKRITSLCNCKIPKKLERILNAYEDNNEAMYQAGIAYATEQIIELLSAGIKGIHIYTMNKTNAVKEILENISSIRKYYE; from the coding sequence ATGAAAATAAAGGATATATATCAAAATAAAAAAGCAGTATTCTCATTCGAAATATTTCCTCCTAATGAAAATTTTTCAAGTGAAAAGCTGTACGGGGTAATAGACGAGCTGAGTATACAGAAGCCGGATTTTATAAGTGTTACATATGGTGCCGGCGGAACTACAAAGGGCGGCACCATAGAGATGGCCTCGTATATAAAAAATAAATTAAATATAGAAGCAGTAACGCATCTTACATGTGTGGGAAGCAGGAAAGACGAAATAGAAAATTTCCTGAATGAGCTGGAAAGGAATAATATAGAAAATATTCTTGCTCTGAGAGGTGATATTCCAAAGGATCAGGATGAAAGTATATATGACAGAGGAGACTTTCTGTATGCCTCTGATCTGATAAAGGCGGTCAGGGCTACAAAGAGATTTTCTGTGGGAGGAGCCTTTTATCCTGAGGTTCATCATGAAAATAATGATCTTATAGATCTGTTTAATTTGAAGAAAAAGGTAGATTCCGGAACTGATTTTCTGGTATCACAGATATTTTTTGACAATGAAAGCTTTCTTGATTTTCGTGATAAAGCTGAAAAAGTAGGGATAAATGTACCTTTAGCTGCCGGAATAATTCCTGTAACTAATGCGAAACAGATTAAAAGAATAACTTCTTTATGTAACTGTAAAATTCCGAAAAAGCTGGAAAGAATACTAAATGCTTATGAGGATAATAATGAAGCAATGTATCAGGCAGGAATAGCATATGCTACAGAACAGATAATAGAACTGCTTTCTGCCGGCATAAAAGGAATACATATTTATACAATGAATAAGACAAATGCAGTAAAAGAGATTCTGGAAAATATAAGCAGCATAAGAAAATATTATGAATAA
- a CDS encoding homoserine O-acetyltransferase/O-succinyltransferase family protein, translated as MLILNKNMPVIEELKGMIDIKTKNGKLNVSKKSKKILVLNLMPNKVKTEYHILRLLNTKKPDEEIEPFFLKLDTHKYKNIDVEYLNEFYVSLEEIKNLDIEAAIITGAPLEKIKFEEVAYWEELKGIFEFINNLKSSIFICWGSQAALYYFHNIPKYDYKRKKFGVFKHNCENKSKLFDSLDNEDFKIPHSRYTYIKREDIKKKSSLEILLSDENNEPVIVKDKNKIYISGHMEYDKYNLRDEYVRDINNNLEINIPDNYFLDNKPENSPAFSWEKFSRIFYSNWLESF; from the coding sequence ATGTTGATATTAAATAAAAATATGCCTGTAATAGAGGAGCTGAAAGGAATGATCGATATAAAGACAAAGAACGGAAAGCTTAATGTTTCCAAAAAATCCAAGAAAATTCTGGTATTGAACCTGATGCCCAATAAAGTAAAAACAGAGTATCATATTCTGAGACTCCTGAACACAAAGAAACCGGATGAAGAGATAGAACCGTTTTTTTTGAAGCTTGATACACATAAATATAAAAATATAGATGTCGAATATCTTAATGAATTTTATGTATCATTAGAAGAGATAAAAAATCTGGATATTGAAGCAGCTATAATAACAGGAGCACCGCTTGAAAAAATAAAATTTGAAGAAGTCGCATACTGGGAAGAGCTTAAGGGAATATTTGAATTTATTAATAATCTGAAATCCTCTATTTTTATATGCTGGGGTTCACAGGCAGCATTATATTATTTTCATAATATACCAAAATATGATTATAAACGTAAAAAGTTTGGTGTATTTAAACATAACTGCGAAAACAAATCGAAGCTGTTTGACAGTCTTGATAATGAAGATTTCAAAATACCGCATTCAAGATATACTTACATAAAAAGAGAAGATATAAAGAAAAAAAGCAGTCTTGAAATACTTCTTTCAGATGAAAATAATGAGCCTGTTATAGTAAAGGATAAAAATAAAATATATATATCAGGACACATGGAGTATGATAAATATAATTTAAGAGATGAATATGTCAGAGATATAAATAATAATCTGGAGATAAATATACCTGATAATTATTTTTTGGATAATAAACCGGAAAATTCACCGGCTTTTTCCTGGGAAAAATTTTCAAGGATATTTTATTCCAACTGGCTTGAAAGCTTTTAA
- a CDS encoding ATP phosphoribosyltransferase regulatory subunit, whose product MKKFISSLKEEEKIILKLRKHYEQYGYKKIKLSKFESYDLYNENADFIKIENIITFMAPTGKLQTLRPDVTLSIVKKYARDKKKEMEKLYYIENIYRLSKEDMEYKELNQIGVEILGESDGYSDFEIINLAAESMELINKNFILDISNINYLSGLFEEMNLGYTLEEEVLMNIQHKNVHDLEKILTKENVESKYKEILIKIPDLSGKFHNVITEAEKLVLNEKMQKALDELKMLGQAFPKMIKNGKILLDFSIVNSLDYYNGLIFHGYIENNPKIILSGGNYDKLIEKYDKNKGATGFAIYLDELSGKYKIEKEYDFDILILYKNGDNAKLLNIVKKYIDQGLTIRTEKYREDFNTNFKYKEKYIFEDDRLVGKE is encoded by the coding sequence ATGAAAAAATTTATAAGCAGTCTGAAGGAAGAGGAAAAAATAATACTGAAGCTTAGAAAACATTATGAGCAGTATGGATATAAGAAAATAAAACTCAGTAAATTTGAAAGTTACGATTTATATAATGAAAATGCCGACTTTATAAAAATCGAAAATATTATTACATTTATGGCACCAACAGGAAAGCTGCAGACACTAAGACCGGATGTAACCTTATCCATAGTAAAAAAGTATGCCAGAGATAAAAAGAAAGAGATGGAAAAGCTGTATTATATAGAAAATATCTACAGACTTTCCAAAGAGGATATGGAGTATAAGGAATTAAACCAGATCGGCGTAGAGATACTCGGAGAATCTGACGGATATTCAGATTTTGAAATTATAAATCTTGCAGCAGAAAGTATGGAACTGATAAATAAAAATTTTATTCTGGATATTTCCAATATTAATTACTTATCTGGATTATTTGAAGAAATGAATTTGGGATATACTTTGGAAGAAGAAGTGTTAATGAATATACAGCATAAAAATGTTCATGATCTGGAAAAAATTCTTACAAAAGAGAATGTAGAATCTAAATATAAAGAAATTCTAATAAAAATTCCGGATTTATCAGGTAAATTTCATAATGTAATAACAGAAGCAGAAAAGCTGGTTTTGAACGAAAAGATGCAGAAAGCGCTTGATGAACTGAAAATGCTGGGACAGGCTTTCCCGAAAATGATAAAAAACGGAAAAATATTGCTGGATTTTTCTATAGTAAACAGCCTTGATTATTATAACGGGCTTATATTTCACGGATATATAGAAAATAATCCCAAAATTATACTGTCCGGCGGAAATTACGATAAGCTGATTGAAAAATACGATAAGAATAAAGGTGCAACAGGTTTTGCAATTTATCTTGATGAACTTTCCGGAAAATATAAAATAGAAAAAGAATATGATTTTGATATTTTGATATTATATAAAAACGGAGATAATGCAAAGCTTCTGAATATCGTGAAAAAATATATAGATCAGGGACTTACAATACGAACAGAAAAATACAGGGAAGACTTTAATACAAATTTTAAGTATAAAGAAAAATACATTTTTGAAGATGACAGACTTGTTGGGAAGGAGTAA
- the hisG gene encoding ATP phosphoribosyltransferase, with protein sequence MLNIALPKGRLGDKTYSLFEKIGYKCDELTEDSRKLIFENKEKNIRYLLVKPSDVGIYVEKGAADIGVVGKDILLENVYDIYELLDLNLGICKISVAALSGYKEDTERKLRVATKYVNTAKKYYSSLNRETDIIKLNGSIELAPILGLSDVIVDIVETGNTLKENNLKVINDIEEISARFIANKTSYKFKNEEIKNIEKKLREVI encoded by the coding sequence GTGTTAAATATAGCATTGCCTAAAGGAAGGCTCGGAGATAAGACATACAGCTTATTTGAAAAAATAGGGTATAAGTGTGATGAACTGACTGAGGACAGCAGAAAACTGATTTTTGAAAATAAGGAAAAAAATATCAGATATCTGCTTGTAAAGCCGTCAGATGTAGGAATATATGTAGAGAAAGGTGCAGCAGATATAGGTGTGGTAGGAAAGGATATATTACTGGAGAATGTTTATGATATTTATGAGCTTCTGGATCTGAATCTGGGAATATGTAAAATATCAGTTGCAGCTCTTTCAGGGTATAAAGAAGATACTGAAAGAAAGCTGAGAGTAGCTACCAAGTACGTAAATACAGCAAAAAAGTATTATTCATCTTTGAACAGAGAGACAGATATAATAAAATTAAACGGATCTATAGAGCTGGCTCCTATTCTGGGACTTTCCGACGTAATAGTGGATATAGTGGAAACCGGTAATACATTAAAAGAAAATAATCTAAAGGTAATAAATGACATAGAAGAGATAAGTGCAAGATTTATTGCCAACAAAACGAGCTACAAATTTAAAAATGAAGAGATAAAAAATATAGAAAAAAAACTTAGGGAGGTAATATGA
- the hisD gene encoding histidinol dehydrogenase, with protein sequence MIKTIRYNKNTALDEIFPRSQFEYEDINKKVREIIEDVKANGDKALYKYSEMFDVKLESLTVSSEEIEEAYDRIDEEFKEVLLAAAGNIRKFHEKQVRNNFFTNGKDGVLLGQIINPIEKAGIYIPGGTASYPSTVLMNVIPAKIAGVEEIILVSPPNKEGSIEDSILAAAKIAGADRIFKIGGAQSIAALSYGTETIPKVYKITGPGNIYVAMAKKMVYGEVDIDMVAGPSEILVIADENAVPENVAADLLSQAEHDRLAASVLVTTSEEIAEKVKNELVKQLERLPREETAKESLKNNGRIIITETIDEAVKISNEIAPEHLELCVNDPFSILGKIKNAGSIFLGNNTPEALGDYFAGPNHTLPTSGTAKFSSPLSVDDFIKKSSVIYYTKEALEKVKDKIICFAEKEGLNAHAESVRIRFEGGKK encoded by the coding sequence ATGATAAAGACAATAAGGTATAACAAAAATACAGCACTGGATGAGATATTTCCCAGAAGCCAGTTTGAATATGAGGATATTAACAAAAAGGTAAGAGAAATAATAGAAGATGTAAAAGCTAATGGCGATAAAGCACTTTACAAATACAGCGAGATGTTTGATGTAAAACTGGAAAGCTTAACTGTAAGCAGTGAAGAGATAGAAGAAGCATATGACAGAATCGATGAAGAATTCAAGGAAGTACTGCTTGCTGCTGCGGGTAATATAAGAAAATTTCATGAAAAACAGGTCAGAAATAATTTTTTTACAAATGGAAAAGATGGAGTTTTGCTGGGACAAATAATAAATCCTATAGAGAAAGCCGGAATTTATATCCCCGGAGGAACAGCTTCTTACCCTTCTACGGTATTAATGAATGTAATTCCTGCCAAGATTGCCGGAGTGGAAGAAATCATACTTGTAAGCCCTCCTAACAAAGAGGGGAGTATAGAAGATTCTATTCTCGCTGCTGCTAAAATAGCCGGAGCAGACAGAATTTTCAAAATCGGGGGAGCACAGTCAATAGCAGCCTTGAGCTACGGGACGGAGACTATTCCTAAAGTATATAAAATAACCGGTCCCGGAAATATATATGTCGCTATGGCAAAGAAAATGGTTTACGGCGAGGTAGATATAGATATGGTGGCAGGTCCAAGCGAAATTCTTGTAATAGCAGATGAAAATGCCGTTCCGGAAAATGTAGCAGCTGATCTTTTATCACAGGCAGAGCATGACAGGCTTGCAGCAAGTGTATTGGTTACAACGAGTGAGGAAATAGCTGAAAAAGTAAAAAATGAACTGGTAAAACAGCTTGAAAGGCTTCCAAGAGAAGAGACAGCAAAGGAATCTCTAAAAAATAACGGAAGAATAATAATAACGGAAACAATAGATGAGGCAGTGAAAATCAGCAATGAAATAGCACCGGAGCATTTGGAATTATGTGTAAATGATCCGTTTTCCATTCTTGGAAAAATAAAAAATGCTGGATCGATATTTCTGGGTAATAATACTCCGGAAGCACTGGGAGATTATTTTGCCGGCCCGAATCATACACTGCCGACAAGCGGAACTGCAAAATTTTCTTCGCCGCTTTCAGTGGATGATTTTATAAAAAAATCTTCGGTAATTTATTACACTAAAGAAGCACTGGAAAAAGTAAAGGATAAGATAATATGCTTTGCGGAAAAGGAAGGACTTAATGCACATGCAGAGTCAGTGAGAATAAGATTTGAAGGTGGTAAAAAATGA
- the hisC gene encoding histidinol-phosphate transaminase codes for MSRFWNNKVKELVPYTPGEQPKDKKYIKLNTNEFPYSPSPMVEDIIKNYDFEDLRLYPDPDVSELKNEIASFYGLNTENIFIGNGSDEILAFAFMTYFNSGDKIYYPNITYSFYPVYSDLFDLKPETIPLNKNFEIETDDYKNLDSGIILANPNAPTSIALGRDQIEEIIAANKDNIVIIDEAYIDFGGESVLELTKKYDNLLVIQTFSKSRALAGMRLGFAAGNKELIDGLDKVKFSFNSYTINRLSIKAGTAAVKDSEYFLKTVEALIKTREKTKKVLKEYGFFVPDSKANFLFVSHSRISGEELYLKLKDSGILVRYFKKPGIDNFIRITIGTEKEMEIFEEKIKEILKQNK; via the coding sequence ATGAGCAGATTCTGGAATAATAAAGTAAAGGAGCTGGTTCCATACACTCCGGGAGAACAGCCGAAGGATAAAAAATATATAAAACTAAATACAAACGAGTTTCCTTATTCACCCTCGCCTATGGTAGAGGATATAATAAAAAATTATGATTTTGAAGATTTGCGGCTTTATCCTGATCCTGATGTATCAGAGCTGAAAAATGAAATTGCTTCTTTTTACGGTCTAAATACTGAGAACATATTTATAGGAAACGGTTCTGACGAGATTTTGGCTTTTGCCTTTATGACCTATTTTAACAGCGGAGATAAGATATATTATCCAAATATAACATACAGCTTTTATCCGGTGTATTCAGATTTATTTGATCTAAAGCCTGAAACAATTCCTCTGAATAAAAATTTTGAAATAGAAACTGATGATTATAAAAATCTGGACAGTGGAATAATTCTGGCTAATCCCAATGCACCCACAAGTATTGCACTGGGAAGAGATCAAATTGAAGAAATAATAGCTGCCAATAAAGATAATATAGTAATTATAGATGAAGCATATATAGATTTCGGCGGTGAATCTGTATTGGAATTAACAAAAAAATATGATAATCTTCTGGTAATTCAGACATTCTCAAAATCAAGAGCTCTTGCAGGGATGCGTTTAGGCTTTGCAGCAGGAAATAAAGAGCTTATAGACGGTCTGGATAAAGTGAAATTTTCTTTTAATTCCTATACAATTAACAGATTATCTATAAAAGCAGGTACTGCCGCAGTAAAAGATTCGGAATATTTTCTAAAAACTGTAGAGGCACTTATAAAAACAAGAGAGAAAACAAAAAAAGTCTTAAAAGAATACGGCTTTTTTGTACCGGATTCCAAAGCAAATTTTTTATTTGTGAGTCACAGCAGAATCTCTGGTGAGGAATTATATCTGAAATTAAAAGACAGCGGAATTCTCGTGAGATATTTCAAAAAGCCGGGAATAGATAATTTTATAAGAATAACAATAGGTACAGAAAAAGAAATGGAAATATTTGAGGAGAAAATAAAAGAAATTTTAAAACAGAATAAATAA
- the hisB gene encoding imidazoleglycerol-phosphate dehydratase HisB translates to MRETIIERKTNETDIRVKLNLDGTGKYKNDTKIGFLNHMLDLFTKHGRFDMEVICNGDIDVDYHHSVEDIGIVIGKCFADILGDVRGINRYGNFYMPMDEALTLVAVDICGRSYLKFDVDIPTQKVGSFDTELVKEFFLGFTRGIEATIHIKTFYGENSHHIIESVFKGFARAIAQAVEIDEKFKDEILSTKGVLA, encoded by the coding sequence TTGAGAGAAACAATAATAGAAAGAAAAACCAATGAAACGGATATAAGAGTGAAGCTTAATCTGGACGGAACCGGAAAATATAAAAATGATACAAAAATAGGATTTCTTAATCATATGCTCGATCTGTTTACGAAACACGGGAGATTTGATATGGAGGTAATCTGTAACGGAGATATTGATGTAGATTATCATCACTCAGTAGAGGATATAGGAATAGTAATCGGAAAATGCTTTGCGGATATACTCGGAGATGTGAGAGGAATAAACAGATACGGCAACTTTTATATGCCTATGGATGAAGCATTAACACTTGTTGCTGTAGATATATGCGGACGGTCATATTTAAAGTTTGATGTTGATATTCCTACACAAAAAGTAGGAAGCTTTGATACAGAGCTGGTAAAAGAATTTTTTCTTGGATTTACAAGAGGAATAGAAGCTACAATACATATAAAAACTTTCTACGGAGAGAATTCACATCACATAATAGAGTCTGTTTTCAAAGGATTTGCCAGAGCTATTGCGCAGGCAGTGGAAATAGATGAAAAATTTAAGGATGAAATACTGTCTACTAAAGGAGTGTTAGCATGA